A genomic window from Gossypium hirsutum isolate 1008001.06 chromosome D10, Gossypium_hirsutum_v2.1, whole genome shotgun sequence includes:
- the LOC107937750 gene encoding formin-like protein 20 isoform X2: protein MMDEDEENKEFGPKAKTFGKVLKESYSEYGSSSPSPVTPTSVLPELMNGSPKSSYSSSLLLPLRVQAVGKSNPVDVKRLESDMLPKVQVHVQNSLNQKKVAAVEKQKKEAKGNSPVRKTSEVPHLNSSNASGDKAKSSLNAALPSSPLGRLHSELLKDKVGAEKSTLPSPSPSPLSASLLPSPSPSASPLRSPSASQLSSPLSTSLLPSPSPSASQLPSPLSTSLLPSPSPSASPLPSSSASQLPSPSPLSETPSADVLLPSPQSQRVKMSMDMETDIRLLPPPPKPSAEVLLAPLPSLPTKLSTDKAVDIRAFAPSAPPTAASALAPPLLQQNVVSGGPPLPSPPMLQRNVEAVQATKVATESQLPSPLSMLTNITVAGIPLPRPPSPPPPVSSKPNVMAIGAPLLPPPPVLLQSKVVATGAPLPPPPPPPPPGTVSTMPSRQPPMILSKGSGPLLPPPPSPPMSNGGAAPPPSPHGAAKSLRPKKANTKLKRSSHIGNLYRVWRGKIDECPKQGKSPTGTKTGVGTIIINGKQGISDALAEMNKRSDYFQQIEEDVDKHAKSITELKTAVNTFNTKDMTKLLKFHKHLESILENLTDETQVLTRFEGFPTKKLEALRTASGLYLKLESMITVLQNWKIEPPLAELLNKVDRYFNKIKGEIVALERTKDELTKKFKSQDIDFDFQILVQIKEAMVDVSSNCMELAMKERREVKLRENEVSKAKAEAQRKVCIKMLWRAFQLAFRVYTFAGLSHDDRADQLTPKLADESQIDPQ from the exons ATGATGGATGAAGATGAAGAGAACAAAGAGTTCGGTCCGAAGGCGAAAACGTTCGGAAAGGTTTTGAAGGAATCGTATTCGGAGTATGGCTCGAGTAGCCCTTCTCCGGTGACACCAACTTCTGTCCTGCCTGAATTGATGAATGGTTCGCCGAAATCCTCTTATTCGTCATCACTTTTGTTGCCTCTTCGGGTTCAAGCGGTTGGGAAATCGAATCCTGTAGATGTGAAGCGGCTCGAGTCAGATATGCTTCCGAAGGTTCAAGTCCATGTTCAGAACTCATTGAACCAAAAGAAGGTTGCTGCTGTTGAGAAACAGAAGAAAGAAGCAAAGGGCAATTCCCCAGTGAGAAAAACATCAGAGGTTCCCCATTTGAATTCAAGCAATGCTTCTGGTGATAAAGCAAAGAGCTCACTGAATGCAGCATTGCCATCATCGCCTTTAGGGAGGCTACATTCCGAGTTGTTGAAAGATAAAGTAGGTGCAGAAAAATCAACATTgccatcaccatcaccatcaccacTATCAGCATCCCTATTGCCGTCACCGTCACCATCAGCATCACCATTGCGATCACCATCAGCATCACAATTGTCATCACCACTATCAACATCCCTATTGCCATCACCGTCACCATCAGCATCACAATTGCCATCACCACTATCAACATCCCTATTGCCATCACCGTCACCTTCAGCATCACCATTGCCATCATCATCAGCGTCACAATTACCATCACCGTCACCACTATCAGAAACACCATCTGCAGATGTGTTACTGCCATCCCCGCAATCACAGCGAGTAAAAATGTCAATGGATATGGAGACGGACATAAGATTACTTCCACCACCACCGAAACCGTCGGCTGAAGTTTTATTGGCTCCCCTGCCATCCCTGCCAACAAAGCTGTCAACAGATAAGGCAGTAGATATAAGAGCATTTGCACCATCGGCGCCACCGACAGCAGCATCAGCACTAGCACCACCATTGTTGCAACAAAATGTAGTATCGGGAGGACCGCCATTGCCTTCGCCCCCAATGTTGCAACGAAATGTAGAAGCGGTACAAGCAACAAAAGTAGCAACAGAGTCACAGTTGCCTTCACCACTTTCAATGCTAACAAATATAACAGTGGCTGGAATACCATTACCACGTCCGCCATCACCTCCACCTCCGGTCTCATCGAAGCCAAATGTAATGGCTATAGGAGCACCCCTTCTACCACCACCTCCAGTCCTATTGCAGTCAAAAGTAGTGGCAACCGGAGCACCacttccaccaccaccaccacctcctcctCCTGGAACAGTATCAACAATGCCATCACGCCAACCACCGATGATCCTTTCAAAAGGATCGGGACCATTGCTGCCGCCACCGCCATCACCCCCCATGTCAAACGGAGGAGCTGCTCCACCACCTTCTCCACATGGTGCGGCAAAATCCTTGCGCCCCAAGAAAGCAAATACTAAATTGAAGCGATCAAGCCATATAGGTAACCTATATCGGGTTTGGAGGGGCAAAATCGACGAATGTCCCAAGCAAGGCAAGTCACCTACTGGTACAAAAACTGGGGTTGgaaccatcatcatcaatggcAAACAAGGCATATCTGATGCATTAGCAGAGATGAACAAGAG ATCGGATTATTTCCAACAAATAGAAGAAGATGTCGACAAGCATGCTAAATCAATCACAGAACTCAAAACTGCTGTTAACACATTCAATACAAAGGACATGACAAAGCTGCTCAAGTTCCACAAACATTTAGAATCCATTCTTGAGAACTTAACAGATGAAACCCAG GTTCTAACAAGgtttgaagggtttccaaccaaAAAGTTGGAAGCATTAAGGACAGCTTCAGGACTTTATTTGAAATTAGAATCAATGATCACTGTGCTACAAAACTGGAAGATTGAGCCTCCTTTGGCTGAGCTTCTTAACAAGGTTGATCGTTACTTCAACAAG ATCAAAGGTGAAATAGTCGCCCTGGAAAGAACCAAAGATGAATTAACCAAGAAATTCAAGAGCCAAGACATCGATTTCGACTTCCAAATCCTCGTACAAATCAAAGAAGCAATGGTTGATGTTTCATCCAATTGCATGGAACTAGCAATGAAG GAAAGAAGAGAAGTGAAGCTAAGAGAAAACGAAGTATCCAAAGCCAAAGCTGAAGCTCAAAGGAAAGTGTGCATTAAAATGCTGTGGAGAGCTTTCCAATTGGCTTTCAGGGTTTATACATTCGCCGGCCTAAGCCATGATGATCGTGCCGATCAACTGACCCCAAAATTGGCTGACGAAAGCCAAATCGATCCTCAataa
- the LOC107937750 gene encoding uncharacterized protein At4g04980 isoform X1, translating into MPGTFCGLSPMLFGRKLVQGQKAPLPRKENSCQSSACNFILIMELRKKIIAFRDIIDLPPPSSTLVSTDQLLIGTMKDLHKFYPESIPYFRISEFKKLPLDKALIYFCKALQGLGDTSKMSDEWINKYKYDIHDNDNCKNVDKLVEIAVATLNGLIKIAKEKFDMMDEDEENKEFGPKAKTFGKVLKESYSEYGSSSPSPVTPTSVLPELMNGSPKSSYSSSLLLPLRVQAVGKSNPVDVKRLESDMLPKVQVHVQNSLNQKKVAAVEKQKKEAKGNSPVRKTSEVPHLNSSNASGDKAKSSLNAALPSSPLGRLHSELLKDKVGAEKSTLPSPSPSPLSASLLPSPSPSASPLRSPSASQLSSPLSTSLLPSPSPSASQLPSPLSTSLLPSPSPSASPLPSSSASQLPSPSPLSETPSADVLLPSPQSQRVKMSMDMETDIRLLPPPPKPSAEVLLAPLPSLPTKLSTDKAVDIRAFAPSAPPTAASALAPPLLQQNVVSGGPPLPSPPMLQRNVEAVQATKVATESQLPSPLSMLTNITVAGIPLPRPPSPPPPVSSKPNVMAIGAPLLPPPPVLLQSKVVATGAPLPPPPPPPPPGTVSTMPSRQPPMILSKGSGPLLPPPPSPPMSNGGAAPPPSPHGAAKSLRPKKANTKLKRSSHIGNLYRVWRGKIDECPKQGKSPTGTKTGVGTIIINGKQGISDALAEMNKRSDYFQQIEEDVDKHAKSITELKTAVNTFNTKDMTKLLKFHKHLESILENLTDETQVLTRFEGFPTKKLEALRTASGLYLKLESMITVLQNWKIEPPLAELLNKVDRYFNKIKGEIVALERTKDELTKKFKSQDIDFDFQILVQIKEAMVDVSSNCMELAMKERREVKLRENEVSKAKAEAQRKVCIKMLWRAFQLAFRVYTFAGLSHDDRADQLTPKLADESQIDPQ; encoded by the exons ATGCCAGGAACTTTCTGTGGTTTATCACCAATGTTGTTTGGTCGGAAGCTTGTCCAG GGACAAAAGGCCCCTCTACCAAGGAAGGAAAATTCATGTCAATCAAGTGCCTGCAACTTCATTTTGATTATGGAgcttagaaaaaaaatcattgcTTTCAGGGACATCATTGATCTGCCACCACCTTCTAGCACTTTAGTTTCAACAGACCAG ttgttgattggaacaaTGAAAGATCTTCATAAGTTCTACCCTGAAAGCATACCCTATTTTCGCATTTCAGAGTTCAAAAAATTGCCTCTTGATAAG GCGCTGATATACTTTTGCAAGGCTTTGCAAGGCCTTGGGGACACATCAAAGATGAGCGATGAGTGGATAAACAAATATAAGTACGATATACATGATAATGACAACTGCAAAAATGTCGATAAGCTCG TTGAAATCGCTGTGGCTACACTCAATGGATTGATTAAGATAGCAAAGGAGAAATTCGATATGATGGATGAAGATGAAGAGAACAAAGAGTTCGGTCCGAAGGCGAAAACGTTCGGAAAGGTTTTGAAGGAATCGTATTCGGAGTATGGCTCGAGTAGCCCTTCTCCGGTGACACCAACTTCTGTCCTGCCTGAATTGATGAATGGTTCGCCGAAATCCTCTTATTCGTCATCACTTTTGTTGCCTCTTCGGGTTCAAGCGGTTGGGAAATCGAATCCTGTAGATGTGAAGCGGCTCGAGTCAGATATGCTTCCGAAGGTTCAAGTCCATGTTCAGAACTCATTGAACCAAAAGAAGGTTGCTGCTGTTGAGAAACAGAAGAAAGAAGCAAAGGGCAATTCCCCAGTGAGAAAAACATCAGAGGTTCCCCATTTGAATTCAAGCAATGCTTCTGGTGATAAAGCAAAGAGCTCACTGAATGCAGCATTGCCATCATCGCCTTTAGGGAGGCTACATTCCGAGTTGTTGAAAGATAAAGTAGGTGCAGAAAAATCAACATTgccatcaccatcaccatcaccacTATCAGCATCCCTATTGCCGTCACCGTCACCATCAGCATCACCATTGCGATCACCATCAGCATCACAATTGTCATCACCACTATCAACATCCCTATTGCCATCACCGTCACCATCAGCATCACAATTGCCATCACCACTATCAACATCCCTATTGCCATCACCGTCACCTTCAGCATCACCATTGCCATCATCATCAGCGTCACAATTACCATCACCGTCACCACTATCAGAAACACCATCTGCAGATGTGTTACTGCCATCCCCGCAATCACAGCGAGTAAAAATGTCAATGGATATGGAGACGGACATAAGATTACTTCCACCACCACCGAAACCGTCGGCTGAAGTTTTATTGGCTCCCCTGCCATCCCTGCCAACAAAGCTGTCAACAGATAAGGCAGTAGATATAAGAGCATTTGCACCATCGGCGCCACCGACAGCAGCATCAGCACTAGCACCACCATTGTTGCAACAAAATGTAGTATCGGGAGGACCGCCATTGCCTTCGCCCCCAATGTTGCAACGAAATGTAGAAGCGGTACAAGCAACAAAAGTAGCAACAGAGTCACAGTTGCCTTCACCACTTTCAATGCTAACAAATATAACAGTGGCTGGAATACCATTACCACGTCCGCCATCACCTCCACCTCCGGTCTCATCGAAGCCAAATGTAATGGCTATAGGAGCACCCCTTCTACCACCACCTCCAGTCCTATTGCAGTCAAAAGTAGTGGCAACCGGAGCACCacttccaccaccaccaccacctcctcctCCTGGAACAGTATCAACAATGCCATCACGCCAACCACCGATGATCCTTTCAAAAGGATCGGGACCATTGCTGCCGCCACCGCCATCACCCCCCATGTCAAACGGAGGAGCTGCTCCACCACCTTCTCCACATGGTGCGGCAAAATCCTTGCGCCCCAAGAAAGCAAATACTAAATTGAAGCGATCAAGCCATATAGGTAACCTATATCGGGTTTGGAGGGGCAAAATCGACGAATGTCCCAAGCAAGGCAAGTCACCTACTGGTACAAAAACTGGGGTTGgaaccatcatcatcaatggcAAACAAGGCATATCTGATGCATTAGCAGAGATGAACAAGAG ATCGGATTATTTCCAACAAATAGAAGAAGATGTCGACAAGCATGCTAAATCAATCACAGAACTCAAAACTGCTGTTAACACATTCAATACAAAGGACATGACAAAGCTGCTCAAGTTCCACAAACATTTAGAATCCATTCTTGAGAACTTAACAGATGAAACCCAG GTTCTAACAAGgtttgaagggtttccaaccaaAAAGTTGGAAGCATTAAGGACAGCTTCAGGACTTTATTTGAAATTAGAATCAATGATCACTGTGCTACAAAACTGGAAGATTGAGCCTCCTTTGGCTGAGCTTCTTAACAAGGTTGATCGTTACTTCAACAAG ATCAAAGGTGAAATAGTCGCCCTGGAAAGAACCAAAGATGAATTAACCAAGAAATTCAAGAGCCAAGACATCGATTTCGACTTCCAAATCCTCGTACAAATCAAAGAAGCAATGGTTGATGTTTCATCCAATTGCATGGAACTAGCAATGAAG GAAAGAAGAGAAGTGAAGCTAAGAGAAAACGAAGTATCCAAAGCCAAAGCTGAAGCTCAAAGGAAAGTGTGCATTAAAATGCTGTGGAGAGCTTTCCAATTGGCTTTCAGGGTTTATACATTCGCCGGCCTAAGCCATGATGATCGTGCCGATCAACTGACCCCAAAATTGGCTGACGAAAGCCAAATCGATCCTCAataa